The DNA region CTTCGCCTCTCTGGTAAGCGTTGCCGGGGGCATGGACAAAACCGTCATCTTTGAGGGATTTTTATCACCAAAGGCAGGCCGCCGCCGTTCCCGGCTAAAAGAACTCCTGGATACAGAAGCGGCCTTCGTATTATATGAATCCCCCTTCAGGGTTCTCAAGCTTTTGGAGGATCTGGCCGATCTAGATAATGAGCGATATATATGTGTAGGAAGGGAAATGACAAAAATACATGAGGAATATCTTCGCGGTTCCGTAGCGGAGGTTTTGCTTATTTTGGAGGAAAAAACCAAACAAATTGGCGAATTTTCTGTGTTTGTGTCTGGAAAGAAAACCAATAATCGAGTAAACTAATAGTGGATTTATGCCGATAATTGGAGAAGGTAGGATATGAGTATGACGATCGACAGGATAGGTTCCATAGATCCCATTCCCCCCGGAAAAAAGCCCGGACGGAGCGGTCAAGTAAGCCAGAACGCTAAGACTGATTCCATCTCTCTCTCTTCAGAGGCCTTGGAAAAAAGCGAGCAACTTCAGGCGAGGGAACTCATTTTTGCGGCGGCGGACGTAAGGGCTGAACGCATCGCGGAAATGAAAAGCAAGATCAATGATCCTTCCTATATCAACGAAACCATCCTGAAAGGCACCGCCGATAAAATTATGGAAGCCTTTGGTTTATAATTTCAAATAACGTAAATACCGGCGGAACCCAGTGGTTCCGCTTTTTTTTGACCTTTTAGGGAGATCCATGATACCCTTACAAAAATTAGAACGGCTGCCCCGCTCCCAGGGTCTGCGCAAAATTGCGAAACTGTTCACCGAAGCCGAACACCGGCTGAGCCTGGGCGAAGCGCCGGCCCCGGACTACATCGCCTATTTGCAGAGTCTCGCGGCGCTCCTGACCCGGGATGATTCCTTTTCCCCAGCCGCCCTACAAGCCCTAAACGCCGCCGCTATTTGTCTGCAAGGGGAGCTCCCAGAAGACATCGGTTCTATCCGCCGGGCACTCAATACGGTCAGGCATATCATCCTGGCCGAAACCGGGCAACAGACCGCAGACTGGGATTTTATCGACCATGGCGGCAAGCTTGACCCCCAAAGGCGCCGAAGTTTTCCAGGGATGGTGGTATACCTGGAGGATATCCGTTCTCCCTTCAATGTGGGGGCCATGTTCCGTACCGCTGAATCCTTCGGTGTTGAAAAAATTTTCCTCTCCCCCCTCTGCGCCGATCCTACCCATCCCCGGGCGAAAAGGACCGCCATGG from Treponema primitia ZAS-2 includes:
- a CDS encoding TrmH family RNA methyltransferase — its product is MIPLQKLERLPRSQGLRKIAKLFTEAEHRLSLGEAPAPDYIAYLQSLAALLTRDDSFSPAALQALNAAAICLQGELPEDIGSIRRALNTVRHIILAETGQQTADWDFIDHGGKLDPQRRRSFPGMVVYLEDIRSPFNVGAMFRTAESFGVEKIFLSPLCADPTHPRAKRTAMGCIDILPWERLDAEYAESPLFPPALSQAPLFALETGGTDIAHFCFPQKAVMIVGSEELGVSHEALAAADASLGRLSIPTYGAKGSLNASVAFGIALQAWAAALVLHEAT
- a CDS encoding flagellar biosynthesis anti-sigma factor FlgM, with protein sequence MTIDRIGSIDPIPPGKKPGRSGQVSQNAKTDSISLSSEALEKSEQLQARELIFAAADVRAERIAEMKSKINDPSYINETILKGTADKIMEAFGL
- the rsmI gene encoding 16S rRNA (cytidine(1402)-2'-O)-methyltransferase, which codes for MSTLYIIGTPIGNLGDISFRAVETLKTVDLVACEDTRRTLKLLSHLGLRIPLISCRAQNEAAAAEKIILSLSEGKNVAYASDAGTPGVSDPGAVLAYLVAEAGYQVIPIPGPSAFASLVSVAGGMDKTVIFEGFLSPKAGRRRSRLKELLDTEAAFVLYESPFRVLKLLEDLADLDNERYICVGREMTKIHEEYLRGSVAEVLLILEEKTKQIGEFSVFVSGKKTNNRVN